One segment of Amycolatopsis alba DSM 44262 DNA contains the following:
- a CDS encoding VOC family protein, translating into MSIQRMDHVGVIVDDLTAAIAFFVDFGLELDGRMTMESELADRITAVEKARSEIAMVRVPGGQGCLELIQYLTPEAHPGDPQAPANTLGLRHLAFQVDDVEAVLGRVKPHGAELVGEVVNYENSFRLCYLRGPGGIILELAEKLG; encoded by the coding sequence ATGAGCATCCAGCGGATGGACCACGTCGGCGTCATCGTCGACGACCTCACGGCCGCCATCGCGTTCTTCGTCGATTTCGGACTCGAACTCGACGGCAGGATGACGATGGAAAGCGAGCTCGCAGACCGCATCACCGCGGTCGAGAAGGCCAGATCGGAGATCGCGATGGTGCGCGTCCCCGGTGGTCAAGGCTGCCTCGAACTCATCCAGTACCTCACCCCCGAGGCCCACCCCGGCGACCCTCAAGCACCGGCCAACACCCTGGGCCTGCGCCACCTCGCCTTCCAGGTCGACGACGTCGAGGCCGTCCTCGGCCGCGTGAAGCCGCACGGCGCCGAACTCGTGGGCGAGGTCGTGAACTACGAGAACAGCTTCCGGCTCTGCTACCTGCGCGGCCCCGGCGGGATCATCCTCGAACTCGCCGAAAAGCTCGGCTGA
- a CDS encoding amidohydrolase family protein gives MAVAGPSRREFLRWLAASGTGVALSGLLPGTAAAADGEIVVIAQVTLIDGTGSAPRRDVSVVLVGDRIAWVGGSGQVPETGGARVIDGRGKYLIPGLWDMHTHGADLEEIVPPLHLAHGVTGAREMWGYAENRATRDRIERGELLGPRIVLGSGIVDGPVTLLEPPVLQVSTAAEARAAVRAEKAAGAEFVKIYSYLGPDEVRAVADETRDLGLRFSGHWPYKLSHFETSDLGLHSFEHFFGVSIHCSSRRDEILARLKATPYDPAAPRAFFDLARRLEFESVSTYSPGAARAYFGRLRRNGTWHSPTLTINRVVTQPAETHKLDARLKYLPADIRKSWVAGIERFAPKTPAEIVLQERYYQETLRLVGSAHEAGVGIVGGTDCLNPYTFPGSGLHEELAFLVEAGLSPVHALKTVTGDAAKFLGRERTSGTIAAGKEADLVLLDANPAADIRNVAKIDLVITRGRVLDKTARRRMLDAVEVAANRPVTNARLRSLARRGCCC, from the coding sequence ATGGCGGTAGCGGGACCGAGCAGGCGCGAGTTCCTGAGATGGCTGGCCGCGAGCGGGACCGGGGTGGCGCTCTCCGGGCTGCTGCCCGGTACGGCCGCCGCGGCCGACGGCGAGATCGTCGTCATCGCCCAGGTCACGCTGATCGACGGCACGGGTTCGGCGCCGCGGCGCGACGTTTCGGTCGTGCTCGTCGGCGACCGGATCGCCTGGGTCGGCGGTTCCGGCCAGGTCCCGGAGACCGGTGGCGCGCGGGTGATCGACGGCCGCGGCAAGTACCTCATCCCAGGGCTGTGGGACATGCACACGCACGGCGCGGACCTCGAAGAGATCGTCCCGCCGCTGCACCTGGCCCACGGTGTCACGGGCGCCCGCGAGATGTGGGGGTACGCGGAGAACCGCGCGACCCGCGACCGGATCGAACGCGGTGAGCTGCTCGGCCCGCGCATCGTGCTGGGGAGCGGGATCGTCGACGGACCGGTCACCCTCCTGGAACCGCCGGTGCTCCAGGTGTCGACGGCGGCCGAGGCCCGCGCCGCCGTCCGCGCGGAGAAGGCCGCGGGCGCCGAGTTCGTCAAGATCTACTCCTACCTCGGCCCCGACGAGGTGCGCGCGGTCGCAGACGAAACCCGTGACCTGGGACTGCGGTTCTCCGGGCACTGGCCGTACAAGCTGTCCCACTTCGAGACGAGCGATCTCGGCCTGCACAGCTTCGAGCACTTCTTCGGGGTCTCCATCCATTGCTCGTCCCGGCGGGACGAGATCCTCGCCAGGCTCAAGGCGACGCCTTACGACCCCGCGGCGCCGCGAGCCTTCTTCGACCTGGCGCGGCGGCTGGAGTTCGAGTCGGTCTCCACCTACAGCCCCGGCGCCGCGCGGGCCTACTTCGGCAGGCTGCGGCGCAACGGCACCTGGCATTCGCCGACCCTCACGATCAACCGGGTCGTCACGCAGCCCGCCGAGACCCACAAGCTGGACGCGCGGCTGAAGTACCTGCCCGCCGACATCCGGAAGAGCTGGGTCGCAGGCATCGAGCGGTTCGCGCCGAAGACCCCGGCGGAGATCGTCCTGCAGGAGCGGTACTACCAGGAGACGCTGCGGCTGGTCGGGTCCGCGCACGAAGCGGGTGTCGGGATCGTCGGCGGCACAGACTGCCTCAACCCGTACACCTTCCCCGGCAGCGGGCTGCACGAGGAGCTCGCCTTCCTGGTCGAGGCCGGGCTCTCACCGGTGCACGCGCTGAAGACCGTCACGGGCGACGCGGCGAAGTTCCTCGGCAGGGAGCGGACGTCCGGCACGATCGCGGCGGGGAAGGAGGCGGACCTCGTGCTGCTGGACGCGAACCCGGCCGCCGACATCCGCAACGTCGCGAAGATCGACCTGGTGATCACCCGCGGCCGCGTCCTCGACAAGACGGCACGGCGCCGGATGCTCGACGCCGTCGAGGTCGCCGCGAACCGGCCGGTCACGAACGCCCGGCTCCGGTCCCTCGCCCGCCGGGGATGCTGCTGCTGA
- a CDS encoding 6-phosphofructokinase: MRVGVLTGGGDCPGLNAVIRGVVRKGIEVHGWDIVGFRNGWNGPLTGDSRPLGLNDVEDILTRGGTILRSSRTNPYKVDGGVDKIKAVLAEQQVDALIAIGGEDTLGVAKRLTDDGVGVVGVPKTIDNDLGATDYTFGFDTAVSIATEAIDRLHTTAESHHRALVVEVMGRHAGWIALHSGLAGGASVILVPERHFNVDQVVSWVERRFEKEFAPIIVVAEGALPEGGEEKLLTGEKDAFGHVRLGGIGTWLADEIAARTGKESRAVVLGHVQRGGTPTAYDRVLATRFGLNAVDAVADGDFGVMVALRGTDIVRVKLSEATAELKTVPAERYEEAEVFFG; encoded by the coding sequence ATGCGTGTCGGTGTGCTGACCGGCGGTGGCGACTGCCCTGGTCTCAACGCGGTGATCCGCGGTGTGGTGCGCAAGGGCATCGAGGTGCACGGCTGGGACATCGTCGGGTTCCGCAACGGCTGGAACGGTCCCCTCACCGGGGACAGCCGCCCGCTCGGCCTGAACGACGTCGAGGACATCCTCACCCGCGGTGGCACGATCCTGCGGTCGTCGCGGACCAACCCGTACAAGGTCGACGGCGGCGTCGACAAGATCAAGGCCGTGCTCGCCGAGCAGCAGGTCGACGCGCTGATCGCGATCGGCGGCGAAGACACCCTTGGCGTCGCGAAGCGGCTCACGGACGACGGCGTCGGCGTCGTCGGGGTGCCCAAGACGATCGACAACGACCTCGGCGCCACCGACTACACCTTCGGCTTCGACACGGCCGTTTCGATCGCCACCGAGGCCATCGACAGGCTGCACACGACGGCCGAGTCGCACCACCGCGCCCTGGTCGTCGAGGTCATGGGACGGCACGCGGGCTGGATCGCGCTGCACTCCGGGCTCGCCGGTGGCGCGAGCGTGATCCTGGTGCCGGAGCGGCACTTCAACGTCGACCAGGTCGTTTCGTGGGTCGAGCGCCGCTTCGAGAAGGAGTTCGCGCCGATCATCGTGGTCGCCGAGGGCGCGCTGCCCGAGGGCGGCGAGGAGAAGCTGCTGACCGGTGAGAAGGACGCCTTCGGGCACGTCCGGCTCGGCGGCATCGGCACCTGGCTCGCCGACGAGATCGCCGCCCGCACCGGCAAGGAGTCCCGTGCGGTCGTGCTCGGGCACGTCCAGCGCGGCGGCACCCCGACGGCGTACGACCGGGTGCTCGCCACCCGGTTCGGTCTCAACGCGGTCGACGCCGTGGCCGACGGCGACTTCGGCGTGATGGTCGCGCTGCGCGGCACGGACATCGTCCGCGTCAAGCTCTCCGAAGCGACCGCCGAACTGAAGACCGTCCCGGCCGAGCGGTACGAAGAGGCCGAGGTCTTCTTCGGCTGA
- a CDS encoding 3-deoxy-7-phosphoheptulonate synthase — protein MSPSADTLIALDGHRTAAINPLLSPAMLRHEHPMTAETADTVLAGRASAVDILDGRDDRLLVVVGPCSVHDADAALDYARRLAAKAEEHRRDLHIVMRVYFEKPRTTLGWKGLINDPGLDGTYEVNHGLRMARKLLLDISALGLPVGCEFLDPITPQFISDTVTWGSIGARTAASQVHRQLCSALSMPVGIKNSTEGDVQVAVDATRAAAASHVFAGINPDGLAALITTAGNEDCHVILRGSSAGPNYDSATVADTLARLAKSGLPERVIIDASHGNSAKDHVRQASVVRELAGRIGAGERGIAGLMLESFLVAGRQDLTLGSAASLTYGQSITDACLGWETTAELLDTLAEAVDSRRCTPAAVVGSGVSG, from the coding sequence ATGTCTCCCTCCGCTGACACCCTGATCGCCCTCGACGGGCACCGCACGGCGGCCATCAACCCGCTGCTGTCGCCCGCGATGCTGCGGCACGAACATCCGATGACGGCGGAAACCGCCGATACCGTCCTAGCCGGGCGGGCCTCGGCCGTCGACATCCTCGACGGCCGGGACGACCGGCTCCTCGTCGTCGTCGGGCCCTGCTCGGTGCACGACGCGGACGCCGCGCTCGACTACGCCCGCCGCCTCGCCGCCAAGGCCGAAGAACACCGCCGCGACCTGCACATCGTCATGCGCGTCTACTTCGAGAAGCCGCGGACCACGCTCGGCTGGAAGGGCCTGATCAACGATCCGGGCCTCGACGGCACCTACGAGGTCAACCACGGCCTCCGGATGGCGCGCAAACTGCTGCTGGACATCTCCGCGCTCGGCCTGCCGGTCGGCTGCGAATTCCTCGACCCGATCACCCCGCAGTTCATCTCCGACACCGTGACCTGGGGTTCCATCGGCGCGCGGACCGCGGCGAGCCAGGTGCACCGGCAGCTGTGCAGCGCGCTGTCGATGCCGGTGGGGATCAAGAACTCGACCGAGGGCGATGTCCAGGTCGCCGTCGACGCCACCCGCGCGGCCGCCGCGAGCCACGTGTTCGCCGGCATCAACCCCGACGGGCTCGCCGCGCTGATCACCACGGCGGGGAACGAGGACTGTCACGTCATCCTGCGCGGCAGTTCCGCCGGTCCGAACTACGACTCCGCGACGGTGGCCGACACACTGGCGCGGCTGGCGAAGTCGGGGCTGCCGGAACGCGTGATCATCGACGCGAGCCACGGCAACAGCGCGAAAGACCACGTGCGGCAGGCTTCGGTGGTGCGGGAGCTGGCCGGGCGGATCGGCGCCGGTGAGCGGGGTATCGCGGGCCTGATGCTGGAGAGCTTCCTGGTGGCGGGCCGCCAGGACCTGACGCTGGGCTCCGCCGCGTCGCTGACTTACGGGCAGTCGATCACGGACGCCTGCCTGGGGTGGGAGACGACGGCCGAGCTGCTGGACACCCTCGCGGAAGCCGTCGACTCGCGCCGCTGCACCCCCGCCGCGGTGGTCGGGAGTGGCGTTTCGGGTTAG
- a CDS encoding polyadenylate-specific 3'-exoribonuclease AS — protein sequence MRFFYDTEFIEDGVTIDLVSIGVVDERGREFYAVSTDFDPGKAGPWVRDNVLPKLPSPADPAWRSREKIRSDLLEFFGKPPGGIELWAWFAAYDHVALAQLWGPMPALPRQLPRFTRDLRQRWEDAGKPKLPAAPDDQHDALADARHNYQRWQIIESYWHR from the coding sequence GTGCGCTTTTTCTACGACACCGAATTCATTGAGGACGGCGTGACCATCGATCTGGTGTCGATCGGTGTCGTGGACGAAAGAGGCCGCGAGTTCTACGCGGTCTCGACCGATTTCGATCCCGGCAAGGCCGGCCCTTGGGTCCGCGACAACGTGCTCCCGAAACTCCCGTCGCCCGCCGACCCCGCGTGGCGCAGCCGCGAGAAGATCCGCTCGGATCTGCTCGAGTTCTTCGGCAAGCCGCCCGGCGGGATCGAACTGTGGGCCTGGTTCGCCGCCTACGACCACGTCGCGCTGGCGCAGCTGTGGGGGCCGATGCCCGCGCTGCCGCGTCAGCTGCCGCGGTTCACCCGTGACCTGCGGCAACGCTGGGAGGACGCGGGCAAGCCGAAGCTGCCGGCTGCCCCGGACGACCAGCACGACGCGCTGGCGGACGCGCGGCACAACTACCAGCGCTGGCAGATCATCGAGAGCTACTGGCACCGGTAG
- a CDS encoding lysophospholipid acyltransferase family protein: protein MLYWLMKHVFIGPLLKALWPTKVVGAENIPDDGGVILAGNHLAVADSFFMPLRVKRKVTFPAKSEYFTEKGLKGLLKKWFFTGVGQFPIDRSGGNAAQAALDTATRLVREGHLLGIYPEGTRSPDGRLYKGKTGVARIALDSGGLVVPVAMVGTDKVNPIGSKMWWPRRLEIRFGKPLDFSRYEGLAGDRFIERSITDEIMYALMELSGQEYVDIYAAKAKELLAADEAGLRPKVPAQPSAQDVARIPDTKVG, encoded by the coding sequence GTGCTGTACTGGCTCATGAAACACGTGTTTATCGGGCCACTGCTCAAGGCGCTGTGGCCCACCAAGGTGGTCGGTGCGGAGAACATCCCCGACGACGGTGGCGTGATCCTCGCGGGCAACCATCTGGCGGTGGCGGACTCCTTCTTCATGCCGCTGCGGGTGAAGCGCAAGGTGACCTTCCCGGCGAAATCCGAGTATTTCACCGAGAAGGGCCTCAAGGGCCTGCTGAAGAAGTGGTTCTTCACCGGCGTCGGCCAGTTCCCGATCGACCGCTCCGGCGGCAACGCGGCACAGGCCGCGCTCGACACCGCGACCCGGCTGGTCCGCGAAGGACACCTGCTCGGCATCTACCCCGAGGGCACCCGGTCCCCGGACGGCCGCCTGTACAAGGGCAAGACCGGTGTCGCGCGGATCGCGCTCGACTCCGGCGGCCTCGTGGTCCCGGTGGCCATGGTCGGCACCGACAAGGTCAACCCCATCGGCTCGAAGATGTGGTGGCCGCGCCGCCTCGAGATCCGCTTCGGCAAGCCGCTCGACTTCTCGCGCTACGAGGGTCTTGCCGGTGACCGCTTCATCGAGCGGTCCATCACCGACGAGATCATGTACGCGCTCATGGAGCTCTCCGGCCAGGAGTACGTCGACATCTACGCCGCCAAGGCGAAGGAACTGCTCGCCGCGGACGAGGCCGGGCTCCGCCCGAAGGTGCCCGCGCAGCCGTCCGCCCAGGACGTCGCCCGTATCCCGGACACCAAGGTCGGCTGA
- a CDS encoding alpha/beta hydrolase codes for MAVLAGAEPFAHTGSTEAGFLLCHGFTGTPASMRPWGDHLAEAGYTVRCPLLPGHGTRWQDMNRTGWEDWYGAVREELLALFSTCDSVFVAGMSMGGTLTLRLAEEFGDRIAGIVLVNPSVLTLRWDAKLLPVLSRILPSVPGVANDIAKPGETELAYSRTPVRAAASLAKLWKLTRADLPKVTQPVLLLHSAVDHIVEPVNSQVILDGIGSDDVTEVVLENSFHVATQDNDAGLIFTRTVDFARSVRRAGQVDAG; via the coding sequence ATGGCCGTCCTCGCCGGCGCGGAACCGTTCGCTCACACCGGTTCGACCGAAGCAGGGTTCCTGCTGTGCCACGGGTTCACCGGCACCCCCGCGAGTATGCGGCCGTGGGGCGACCATCTGGCGGAAGCGGGCTACACCGTGCGCTGCCCGCTGCTCCCCGGACACGGGACCAGGTGGCAGGACATGAACCGGACAGGCTGGGAGGACTGGTACGGCGCGGTCCGTGAGGAGCTTCTCGCGCTCTTCTCGACCTGTGACTCGGTGTTCGTCGCCGGGATGTCGATGGGCGGGACGCTGACGCTGCGGCTGGCCGAGGAGTTCGGCGACCGGATCGCCGGGATCGTGCTGGTGAACCCGTCGGTCCTGACGCTGCGGTGGGACGCCAAGCTGCTGCCCGTCCTGTCGAGGATCCTGCCTTCGGTGCCGGGCGTGGCCAACGACATCGCGAAGCCGGGTGAGACGGAGCTGGCCTACTCGCGGACGCCCGTGCGCGCCGCGGCGAGCCTGGCGAAGCTGTGGAAGCTCACGCGCGCGGATCTGCCCAAGGTGACCCAGCCCGTGCTGCTGCTCCACTCGGCCGTCGACCACATCGTGGAACCGGTCAACTCCCAGGTGATCCTCGACGGGATCGGCAGCGACGACGTCACCGAGGTGGTGCTGGAGAACAGTTTCCACGTCGCCACCCAGGACAACGACGCGGGCCTGATCTTCACGCGTACGGTGGACTTCGCCCGGTCCGTGCGCCGGGCGGGACAGGTGGACGCCGGATGA
- a CDS encoding glutamate--cysteine ligase gives MKIDFTSSRRSTVGAEWELALVDRRTGELSSVAEKVLDAVRPDGEEEHPKIKQELLLNTIEVISGICDTIAEVKADLNTSLDVVHSVLDPLGVELFSAGSHPFSTWYQQKVTDKERYAKLIDRTQWWGRQMLIYGVHVHVGLDHRDKALPILDALLNYAPHLQALSASSPYWGAEDTGYASNRALMFQQLPTAGLPFQFRKWEELESYVDDMFTTGVIDHFSEIRWDVRPAPHFGTIEMRVCDGLPTLEEVGAISALTQCLVDDFSARLDDGEILPTLPPWHVQENKWRAARYGVDAIVILDAAGNERLVTEDTYELLNRLEPVARRLDCADELRSVETILRYGPSYLRQRAVAKQYNGSLRAVVASLISEMREGTIPRP, from the coding sequence ATGAAGATCGACTTCACTTCCTCGCGCCGGTCGACGGTCGGCGCGGAATGGGAACTCGCCCTCGTCGACCGGCGGACCGGTGAACTCTCGTCCGTCGCGGAGAAGGTGCTCGACGCCGTCCGCCCCGACGGCGAGGAAGAGCACCCGAAGATCAAGCAGGAGCTGCTGCTCAACACCATCGAGGTGATCAGCGGGATCTGCGACACGATCGCCGAGGTCAAGGCCGATCTGAACACCTCGCTCGACGTCGTCCACTCGGTGCTCGACCCGCTGGGCGTGGAGCTGTTCTCGGCCGGGTCGCATCCGTTCTCGACGTGGTACCAGCAGAAGGTCACCGACAAGGAGCGGTACGCCAAGCTCATCGACCGGACCCAGTGGTGGGGACGGCAGATGCTGATCTACGGCGTCCACGTGCACGTCGGCCTCGACCACCGCGACAAGGCCCTGCCGATCCTGGACGCGCTGCTCAACTACGCGCCGCATCTGCAAGCGCTTTCGGCGTCTTCGCCGTACTGGGGCGCGGAGGACACCGGGTACGCGTCGAACCGCGCGCTGATGTTCCAGCAGCTGCCGACCGCCGGGCTGCCGTTCCAGTTCCGGAAGTGGGAGGAGCTGGAGAGCTACGTCGACGACATGTTCACCACGGGCGTGATCGACCACTTCTCCGAGATCCGCTGGGACGTCCGGCCCGCCCCGCATTTCGGGACGATCGAGATGCGGGTCTGCGACGGGCTGCCGACGCTGGAAGAGGTCGGCGCGATCTCGGCGCTGACCCAGTGCCTGGTCGACGACTTCAGCGCCCGCCTCGACGACGGCGAGATCCTGCCGACGCTGCCGCCGTGGCATGTCCAGGAGAACAAGTGGCGAGCGGCGCGCTACGGCGTCGACGCGATCGTCATCCTCGACGCGGCGGGCAACGAGCGGCTCGTCACCGAAGACACCTACGAACTGCTGAACCGGCTCGAGCCGGTGGCCCGGCGCCTGGACTGCGCCGACGAACTGCGGTCGGTCGAGACGATCCTGCGCTACGGGCCCAGCTACCTGCGTCAGCGCGCGGTGGCGAAGCAGTACAACGGCAGCCTGCGCGCCGTCGTCGCTTCGCTCATCTCGGAGATGCGGGAAGGGACGATCCCGCGCCCCTGA
- a CDS encoding NUDIX domain-containing protein, giving the protein MTRQDGNGFVKCDFGHRHWGLHGAAGLLLSDPARGVLLQRRAWWVHHGRTWALPGGAVEAGESAREAATREAHEEADIPPGLVRPLSASHVDHGNWRYTTILAAPIGTLSARVKSAESAELRWVRAGEVARFRLHRDFAVAWPGLREHLDRRLVLVVDGANVVGSRPDGWWRDRRGAAERLRDKLAVLAGTGLADPGLPGGGEWSWWPKIVLVVEGKARGVATVPGVEVVDAEGEGDDKIVAVAREAREAGPADHVVVVTADRELRSRAEAVGASPFGPGALLGHLDSV; this is encoded by the coding sequence GTGACCCGGCAGGACGGCAACGGCTTCGTGAAATGCGACTTCGGGCATCGTCACTGGGGTTTGCACGGCGCCGCCGGGCTGCTGCTGTCCGATCCCGCGCGCGGTGTCCTGCTGCAGCGCCGGGCGTGGTGGGTCCACCATGGACGGACCTGGGCGTTGCCAGGGGGCGCCGTCGAGGCGGGGGAGAGCGCGCGTGAGGCCGCCACCCGCGAGGCGCACGAGGAGGCCGACATCCCGCCCGGCCTGGTCCGTCCGCTGTCGGCGTCGCACGTGGACCACGGGAACTGGCGCTACACCACGATCCTGGCCGCGCCGATCGGCACGCTTTCGGCCAGGGTGAAGAGCGCGGAGAGCGCGGAACTGCGCTGGGTCCGCGCGGGAGAGGTCGCCCGGTTCCGGCTGCACCGGGATTTCGCGGTGGCGTGGCCGGGATTGAGGGAACACTTGGATCGCAGGCTGGTTTTGGTGGTCGACGGCGCGAACGTCGTCGGATCCCGGCCGGACGGCTGGTGGCGTGACCGGCGCGGCGCCGCGGAACGGTTGCGGGACAAGCTCGCGGTCCTGGCCGGGACAGGGCTCGCCGATCCGGGGCTCCCCGGCGGCGGGGAGTGGTCGTGGTGGCCGAAGATCGTGCTGGTCGTCGAGGGCAAGGCGCGCGGTGTCGCGACGGTGCCCGGCGTCGAGGTCGTCGACGCCGAGGGCGAAGGCGACGACAAGATCGTCGCGGTGGCGCGCGAGGCCCGAGAGGCCGGACCGGCCGACCACGTCGTCGTGGTGACGGCCGATCGCGAACTGCGGTCCCGTGCCGAGGCCGTGGGCGCTTCCCCCTTCGGCCCCGGCGCTCTACTGGGACACCTCGATAGCGTTTAG
- a CDS encoding ROK family protein encodes MDVGGTSVRAGVVDEHGSLMDTARVGTPGEEDALEDAIAGVIEDLRNRHDVSGVGLAVAGFVAKDRRTVMFAPHLSWRAAPVADRIEKRVGLPVTLEHDANAAAVGEYRFGAARGAHVAALIALGTGIGAGLLLDGKIYRGAHGVAPELGHLTVVPGGRACPCGKYGCWERYCSGTALAATAVELLARHPGRSTVLARETRGDPGSVTGRRVAGAARDGDPIAQRAMTELAKWLAEGLALVADVFDPEIIVIGGGVSESAPLFLDEAREHYAGKITGAGHRPLARIRTAHHGDDTAIVGAAALAVDTAKAPGAEVGVTG; translated from the coding sequence GTGGACGTCGGGGGCACGAGTGTGCGCGCCGGCGTGGTGGACGAGCACGGCTCGCTGATGGACACCGCCAGGGTCGGAACCCCCGGCGAGGAGGACGCGCTCGAAGACGCCATCGCCGGGGTCATCGAGGACCTCCGCAACCGGCACGACGTCTCCGGTGTCGGGCTCGCGGTCGCGGGGTTCGTCGCCAAGGACCGGCGGACGGTGATGTTCGCGCCGCATCTGTCCTGGCGTGCCGCGCCGGTCGCCGACCGGATCGAGAAGCGCGTCGGCCTCCCGGTCACCCTCGAGCACGACGCCAACGCCGCCGCCGTCGGCGAGTACCGGTTCGGTGCCGCACGGGGTGCCCACGTCGCCGCGCTGATCGCGCTCGGCACCGGGATCGGTGCGGGACTGCTGCTCGACGGCAAGATCTACCGGGGCGCGCACGGCGTCGCGCCGGAGCTCGGGCATCTGACCGTCGTCCCCGGCGGGCGGGCCTGCCCGTGCGGGAAGTACGGCTGCTGGGAGCGGTACTGCAGCGGGACGGCGCTGGCCGCGACGGCCGTCGAGCTGCTCGCGCGGCACCCCGGCCGCTCGACCGTGCTCGCCCGCGAGACCAGGGGAGACCCCGGCTCGGTCACCGGGCGCCGCGTCGCCGGGGCGGCCCGCGACGGCGACCCGATCGCCCAGCGCGCGATGACCGAACTGGCGAAATGGCTGGCCGAGGGGCTGGCGCTGGTCGCCGACGTCTTCGATCCCGAGATCATCGTGATCGGCGGCGGGGTGTCCGAATCGGCCCCGCTGTTCCTCGACGAAGCGCGTGAGCACTACGCGGGCAAGATCACCGGCGCGGGACACCGGCCGCTGGCGAGGATCCGCACCGCGCACCATGGGGACGACACCGCCATCGTGGGCGCCGCGGCACTCGCCGTCGACACGGCGAAGGCTCCCGGCGCCGAGGTCGGTGTGACAGGCTGA